Part of the Halobaculum halobium genome, CTCTGGGTGGTCCTCGCGGCGGTGGTGATGCCGGCGTGGCTCGGGGCGGTCGGTTCGCCCGCGACCCCGCCGCTCCCGAACCTCGACACGCTCAGCCTCGCGGCCCACGTCCTGTACGGCGCGGTGCTCGGCGCGGCGCTCCCGTCGCTGCGCGGGCTGTGATCTGCTCGCGACGCCGCCGCTGACTTTTTCGCTCGCGACGACTACCTTCCGGACATGAGCGAACACGCGTCCGACGATACGGTCGACGGCGACGACTCAGGCTTCGACAAGGAGGCCGAACGGGAGAAGCTCCGCGAGAAGTTCGCCCGCGACGACCAGAAGCGCCAGTCAACGCGGCGGATGAGCGAACTCCTCCTCAAGGGGGCGACGATGACTAACGACCACTGTGACGCCTGTGGCTCGCCCATCTTCCGGCAGAACGGCCAGGAGTTCTGCCCCGAGTGCGACGTGGAGGGGTCGAACGACGCGGTCGCGGGCGATGCTCAGACGACCTCGGCCGCGACCGCGGATGCGGGCAGCCCGGGCGCGGGTGCGGACGGTTCGACCGACGCGCGCGCAGTTCGGGACCCGTCGGCTCAAGGGCACGGGCCGTCGGAAACGGAGGACACGAACGCACGCGCTCGCGACCGCGGTGCCGAAACGGACACCGACGCGAGCGCGCGGGCTGACCGGGCCGCCGACCCAACGCCGTCGGCTGACGCGGCCGTCGACGCGACGCCGTCTCGGGACGCCGCTCGGACGCCGTCGGCGGCGACGGCCGACCGATCCCCCGGCGGTCCGTCGCGGACGGGCGACTCGCAGCCGGCGGGCGGGGCTGCCGGCGACGACGTCGCAGCGGCTCGCGACGCGCTCGCAAGCGCGCTCCGGCGTAACGCGGAGGCGGCGGCGGAGTCGTCGGACCCGCGCGTCGCCGCCGATCACCTCGCGGCCGCCCGCGAGGCGGCCGAGGCGCTGGCGGCGCTGCGTCGCTGACGCGGCACGTACTCCCCGCCGGGTAGACGTCCGAGTCCAGCCGGCTACTCCGGGTAGTCGCTGCCGACGACCTCGCGGATCCTGTCGGCGGTCACCTGTCCGACCCCGGACACCTCCAGTAGGTCATCCTCGCGGGCGGTCATCACGCCTTCGACGGTGTCGAAGTGCTCCAGCAGCGCCCGAGCGGTGACGGGGCCGATGTCGGCGATCGACGAGACGACGTACTCCTGTTGCTCCGCGAGCGTCTTGGCGCCCTTCTCGCCGTGGGCGGACACCTCCCGGTCGTTCGTCTCCTGCTCCCGGCGGGCGATCACCTCCAGCAGGTCGGCGGTATCGGCCTCGTCCTCAGTCCGGAGGACGCTCGCGTCGAAGTCGATCGCCAGCGACGACAGCGCGCCCCGGACCGCGTTCGGATGGACGTTGCGCTCGCCGTACAGGTCCTCGCCCTCGATGATCACGACGGGTCGGGCGTACGCGCGGGCGGTGTCTTTCACCTGCTCGAACATCGAGCGGTCGCCGCCGACGAGCGTGTCGAGGAAGTCCGCGACGGACTTGCGCTCGACGGCGACGCGATCGGAGAGCACGTAGTCGCCGACCTCCAGCGTCTCCAGTCGAGTTGTGACCCCCTCGCGGGTGGAGAGGTCGCGCGCGATGGTCGATTCGAGCTCGCGCTGGTCGATGACGATCTCCGTGCCGTTGTCGTCGGTGCCGGCGGTCGCGACGACGCTGTCCTCCGGCTCGGCGTCGGCGCCGTCGCTGTCGTCGGCCCCGTCGCCCGCCGCCTCGTCGGCGCCATCGTCCGCGCCGCCGTC contains:
- a CDS encoding Sjogren's syndrome/scleroderma autoantigen 1 family protein gives rise to the protein MSEHASDDTVDGDDSGFDKEAEREKLREKFARDDQKRQSTRRMSELLLKGATMTNDHCDACGSPIFRQNGQEFCPECDVEGSNDAVAGDAQTTSAATADAGSPGAGADGSTDARAVRDPSAQGHGPSETEDTNARARDRGAETDTDASARADRAADPTPSADAAVDATPSRDAARTPSAATADRSPGGPSRTGDSQPAGGAAGDDVAAARDALASALRRNAEAAAESSDPRVAADHLAAAREAAEALAALRR